The genomic region CGTCGCGCACGGCCGGGAACAGCTCGCGGAGCAGGCCCTCGAGCGCGGCGTGCGTCGCGCCGTCGGTGTCGAAGCCGGGCCGGACCGCCGAGCCGAAGTGGTAGGGCGCCCCTCGCCCGCCGAAGGCGAGCCGGCCGTCGGCCGTGCGCTGGCCGTAGATGATCAGGTGCCGGTAGTCGGAGAACGTCTCGCGCCCGGCGAGCCCGACCTCCTCCCACACCGCCTGCGGCAGGGGCTCGGTCGCGACCATGAGGGAGTAGACCGGCGCGATGTCGCGCCGGTGGCCGTCCAGCCGGGCGGTGAACCCCTCCGTGGCGCGCACGACGAAGCGTGCGTGCACGGTGCCGCGCGAGGTGCGTACGCTGCCCGCCTCCAGCGCCGTCACCTCCGTCTGCTCGTGGACCGTGACGCCGAGCCGCTCGACCGCCCGCGCCAGGCCGCGGACCAGCCGCGCGGGGTGGACGACGGCGCAGTCGGGCGTCCAGGTGCCGCCGAGCACGCCGGTCATGGTGACCCGCTCCTGCGTCTCGGCGGCGCTGAGCAGGGTGACGTCGTCGTGCCAGGTGCGCGCGTCGGCCGCGTGCTCGCGGGCGCGCTCGAGCTGCACCGGCGTGCGCGCCGCGACGACCGTGCCGCCCTTGGCCACGGTGTCGTCGATGCCCTCGTCGTGCGCCACGCGCACGACCTCGTCGACGGTGTCGCGCATGGCCGCCGCGAGGGAGCGGGCGGCCTCGGCGCTGCTGCGGCGCGCGACGGTGGACCACGAGGCCGGGAACAGCGCGCTGCACCAGCCGCCGTTGCGCCCGGAGGCGCCGAAGCCGGCGACCTCCTTCTCCAGCACCACGATGCGCAGCCCGGGGTCGGCATGGGCGAGGTAGTAGGCCGTCCAGAGGCCGGTGAAGCCGGCGCCCACGATCGCGACGTCGGCCTGGAGGTCGCCGGCGAGCGCGGGCCGGGGCGCGTAGTCGTCGTCGAGCGTCGCGTGCCACAGCGAGAGGCCGGCGTAGGGGGAGGTGGTGGTCACGAGTCGAAGCCCATCCCGATGCTGTCGAGTCCGCGCAGCCACAGGTTGCGGCGCCCGTCGTGCGAGTCGGCGCGCGCCAGCGACCAGCGCGTCGCCTGGATGCCCGCCCAGCCGACCGGGTCGGGCGGGAAGGGCAGCGGCCGCCGGCGCACCATCTGCAACCTCGTGCGCTCGGTGTCGGAGCCCTCGAGCAGGTCGAGCACCACCTGCGCGCCGAAGCGGGTGGCGCCGACGCCGAGCCCGGTGTAGCCGCCGGAGTAGGCCACTCGGCCTCCGCACGCCGTGCCGAAGAACGCGGCGAAGCGGGTCGACGCGTCGATCGCGCCGCCCCAGCGGTGGGTGAACCGCACGTCGGCGAGCTGCGGGAAGGTCTGGGCGAAGTGCTCGGCCAGCGTCACCGAGGTCTCGAGGCGCTGGTCGTGCGCCGGGCTGACGCGGCGACCGTAGTGGTAGACCGCGTCGTAGCCGCCCCACAGGACGCGCCCGTCGGCGGTCGGGCGGTAGTAGTGGAACTGGTTGCCCGCGTCGGAGACGCCCTGGCCGCCGCGCCAGCCCACCGACTCCCACTGCTCGGGGCTCAGCGGCTCGGTCACCAGCACGTGGTCGTAGACGGGCACGGTCAGCGGGCGCACGCGCCGCAGCAGCGAGGGGTACGCGTTGGTGGCCAGCGCCACCCGCTCGGCCCGGACCTCGGCGCGGTCGGTGGAGAGCGTGACGCCGCCGCCGCGCCCGGCGCGCAGCCGGCGCACGGGGGAGTGCTCGGCGACGCGTACGCCGAGGGTCCGGCAGGCGTCGAGCAGGCCGTGGGCGAGCCGCGCCGGGTCGACCAGCGCGACGCCGTCGCGGTCGAGCAGTCCGCCGAGGTAGGTGGGTGAGCGGACCAGGGCGCGCGTGGCCGGAGCGTCGAGGAGCTCGAGCTTCCCGCCGACCCGGGTTGTCGCCTCCGCGGTCTCCGCCAGGCCGGCGAGCTGCCAGGGCGCGACGGCGACGGTCAGGTCGCCGGTGCGCCGCCAGTCGCAGTCGATGCCGTACCGGGCCAGCGTCGCCTCGATGGCGTCGAGGTTGTCGCGGCCCATCGCCTCGAGCTGCTCGAGCTCGTCGGGCCAGCGCGACAGCCCGTTGAGCAGCCCGTGAGTGAGGCTCGAGGAGCAGAAGCCGCCGTTGCGGCCCGACGCGGCGGCGCCGACCCGGCCGCCCTCGACGAGCAGCACGTCGGCGCCGGGGTCGCGCTCCTTGGCGAGCAGGGCGGTCCACAGGCCGCCGTAGCCGCCGCCCACGACGACCAG from Motilibacter peucedani harbors:
- a CDS encoding NAD(P)/FAD-dependent oxidoreductase, with the translated sequence MTTTSPYAGLSLWHATLDDDYAPRPALAGDLQADVAIVGAGFTGLWTAYYLAHADPGLRIVVLEKEVAGFGASGRNGGWCSALFPASWSTVARRSSAEAARSLAAAMRDTVDEVVRVAHDEGIDDTVAKGGTVVAARTPVQLERAREHAADARTWHDDVTLLSAAETQERVTMTGVLGGTWTPDCAVVHPARLVRGLARAVERLGVTVHEQTEVTALEAGSVRTSRGTVHARFVVRATEGFTARLDGHRRDIAPVYSLMVATEPLPQAVWEEVGLAGRETFSDYRHLIIYGQRTADGRLAFGGRGAPYHFGSAVRPGFDTDGATHAALEGLLRELFPAVRDAAVTHRWGGPLGIPRDWYASVGLDPATGLGWAGGYVGDGVGTANLAGRTLADLVLGRSTALTRLPWVGHRSPRWEPEPLRWLGVNAGLRAMTFADTEERLTGRASVAARVFGRLTGH
- a CDS encoding NAD(P)/FAD-dependent oxidoreductase — translated: MPARSRAAALVAGAAPVPYWLDAAAPVEPAPPLEQDTRAQLVVVGGGYGGLWTALLAKERDPGADVLLVEGGRVGAAASGRNGGFCSSSLTHGLLNGLSRWPDELEQLEAMGRDNLDAIEATLARYGIDCDWRRTGDLTVAVAPWQLAGLAETAEATTRVGGKLELLDAPATRALVRSPTYLGGLLDRDGVALVDPARLAHGLLDACRTLGVRVAEHSPVRRLRAGRGGGVTLSTDRAEVRAERVALATNAYPSLLRRVRPLTVPVYDHVLVTEPLSPEQWESVGWRGGQGVSDAGNQFHYYRPTADGRVLWGGYDAVYHYGRRVSPAHDQRLETSVTLAEHFAQTFPQLADVRFTHRWGGAIDASTRFAAFFGTACGGRVAYSGGYTGLGVGATRFGAQVVLDLLEGSDTERTRLQMVRRRPLPFPPDPVGWAGIQATRWSLARADSHDGRRNLWLRGLDSIGMGFDS